The genomic DNA CTCGAGCTGTCGGAGGGGCGAGAGGCGGCGCACGAGCTTCGACGCGCCCCGAGCGACCTTCGGACGCCGTCCCGCTTCGGCGACGACGGCGAGGCGACGCAGCGCGACGCGAAGATCGTGGAGGCCCTCCGGAATTCCGCGCCGGAATTTCCGCTCCGCCCGGCGGAGCGCGCGGCGCTGGGACGACCAGAAGGATTCTTCGGGGGGCACGGCGGAATTCTATCCGACCGGTCGGGCGGGCCGGGCGGCGGGCGCGGTCACGAACGCCGGGCGTCGAAGGCCGGAAAGGACACCCGGAACGAGGCCCCGCGCCCCGCCTCTCCTCCGACGGACACCGTCGCGTCGTGGAGGACGGCCAGGTGCTTGACGATCGCCAGGCCGAGGCCGGTGCCCGGCTTCGCCTTCGAGCGCGAGGGGTCGACCTGGTAGAACCGCTGGAAGATCTTCTCCCGTTCCGAGAGCGGGACCCCGGGTCCGCGGTCCTCGATCCGGAGGACGACGCGCCCGTCCTCCCCGGAAACCGACGCGTCGACGCGCTCCCCGTCCGGAGAGAACTTCACGGCGTTGTCGAGAAGGTTGAAGACGATCTGGAGGAGGCGCCGCCGGTCGCCGGAGACGGCGAGCTCGTCGTCTCCGTCGACGTCGATCGTCACCGCCCGGGCGGCCGCCCGCGGCGCGAGATCGTCGGCGACCTCCCGCACGAGGGGAAGGAGGGGAACGCGCTCGGGCGAGAGCTCGATCGCCCCGGACTCGATCCGCGAGAGATCCGTCAGGTCTTCGATCAGGTCGCGCATTCGCGTCGCCTGCCGGGCGATCAGGGCGGTGAGCTGGGTGGACTCCTCGCGGTCGGGCGCGCTTTCCGAGAGGGTCTCGGCGGCGGCCGCGATCGACGAAATCGGCGTCCGGAGCTCGTGCGAAACGTCCGCGACGAAGCGGCGGCGCATCGACTCCGTCCGGGCGAGGGGCGTCACGTCCCGGAAGATCGCGACGGCGCGTCCGCGCGTGCTCTTCTCGAGCGGCAGGACCGAGACCTCCCAGGTCGTGTCGCCCGGGCGCTTCCAGACGATCGACTGTTCCGCTTTCGCGGCGAGGGCGCGGTCGACGAGCGCGATGACCGCGGGCTCCCGGACGATGTCGACCAGGGGCCTCCCGGCGGGATCGAGCACGTCGAGCATCCGCGAGAAGGCGGCGTTCGCCTGCAGGATCTCGCGCTTCCCGTCGACGACGACGAGCCCGGACGGCAGCCGGTCGAACACGGCGGCGGTCAGCCGCCTCTCCGATTCGGCCGCGGCGAGCGACGCCAGGAGCGAGTTCTTCATTCGCCGGACGGCGTCGGAGAGCGCGGCGGCGTCGGGGTCGTCCTCGTCGGGAGGATCGCGCTTCAGATCCCCGCGCGCGACCGCGAGAGTCGCGTCGGTCACGCGGCGGAGCGGCGCCGCGAAGCGTCGGGACGCGACGTGGCCCACCAGGAAGAGCGCGAGGCAGGAAGCGGCGATCGCCGCCCTCCCCGCCCAGAGAGTCTCCGATTCCTGCGCCGCGAGCTCGTCGATGGGAAAGGCGACCCGCAGATATCCCCGGATCACGCCGCTCTTCGGAATCCGTTCGGCGAGATAGACGAAGTTGCGGTCGAGCGTCGCCGAAAAGCGCCGGGAGGATCCCGCTCCCGCCCCGGCGGCTTCCAGCACCTCCGGACGATGGAGATGGTTCTCCATCCGGGGGACGTCGCGAGGGTCGACCTGGCTGTCGGAAATCACCCGGCCCGTCGCGTCGATCGCGGTCACCCGCGCCCCGAGCTCGTCTCCGGCGGAACGCACGAGCCGGTCGACCGCCGCCGGGTCGCCGAACACGGGCTCCGCGAGCGCGGCGAGGAGCGTGTCTTCGGCCTGGAGCCGGCGGATCGCGCGCTCGCGCGACGCCCGGTCGAGGAGGGCGTCCCAGAAGAGCACGAGGAGGACCGCGACGCCGAGCGCCAGGATGCCGAAGAGAAGGGAGAAGCGGGAGGAGAGCTTCAAGACGCCGTCGCGTTCATCGGGAGCATTCCGTCGCGGCGGAGCGGCGTCTCACTCCGACCGCTGCCGGTACCGGTAGCCGAGGCCCACGACCGTCTCGATCCGGTCGTCGCCGAGCTTCTTCCGGAGCGACCGGATGTGGACGTCGACCGTGCGCGTCTCGACGTCGGCGTCGTAGTCCCAGAGCCGCGCGAGGATCGTGTCGCGCGTGACCACGCGGGCGCGGTTCCGGATCAGCAGCCAGAGCAGGTCGAACTCCTTCTTCGTCAGATGAACGGGCTTTCCGGCGACGGTGACCTCGTACCGCGCGCGGTCGACGCGGAGCTCCCCGTCCTCGAACGTCTCCTCCTCCGAGGTTTCGAAGGACGCCACCCGGCGGAGATGCGCGTTCACCCGGGCGATCAGCTCCTTCATCGAGAAAGGCTTCGTGATGTAGTCGTCCGCGCCGATCTCGAAGC from Thermoanaerobaculia bacterium includes the following:
- a CDS encoding response regulator transcription factor: MDKHTTSKRIAIVEDDPDIAYTIRVNLRKEKRYQVEHYLSGVAALAALHEKPFDLVILDLNLPDIDGLALCRELRAHEDTKRVPIIMLTARTEERDKLLGFEIGADDYITKPFSMKELIARVNAHLRRVASFETSEEETFEDGELRVDRARYEVTVAGKPVHLTKKEFDLLWLLIRNRARVVTRDTILARLWDYDADVETRTVDVHIRSLRKKLGDDRIETVVGLGYRYRQRSE
- a CDS encoding ATP-binding protein encodes the protein MKLSSRFSLLFGILALGVAVLLVLFWDALLDRASRERAIRRLQAEDTLLAALAEPVFGDPAAVDRLVRSAGDELGARVTAIDATGRVISDSQVDPRDVPRMENHLHRPEVLEAAGAGAGSSRRFSATLDRNFVYLAERIPKSGVIRGYLRVAFPIDELAAQESETLWAGRAAIAASCLALFLVGHVASRRFAAPLRRVTDATLAVARGDLKRDPPDEDDPDAAALSDAVRRMKNSLLASLAAAESERRLTAAVFDRLPSGLVVVDGKREILQANAAFSRMLDVLDPAGRPLVDIVREPAVIALVDRALAAKAEQSIVWKRPGDTTWEVSVLPLEKSTRGRAVAIFRDVTPLARTESMRRRFVADVSHELRTPISSIAAAAETLSESAPDREESTQLTALIARQATRMRDLIEDLTDLSRIESGAIELSPERVPLLPLVREVADDLAPRAAARAVTIDVDGDDELAVSGDRRRLLQIVFNLLDNAVKFSPDGERVDASVSGEDGRVVLRIEDRGPGVPLSEREKIFQRFYQVDPSRSKAKPGTGLGLAIVKHLAVLHDATVSVGGEAGRGASFRVSFPAFDARRS